One Zeugodacus cucurbitae isolate PBARC_wt_2022May chromosome 3, idZeuCucr1.2, whole genome shotgun sequence genomic region harbors:
- the LOC128920481 gene encoding uncharacterized protein LOC128920481, which yields MAVLENTYKSMDMTMGLNARSVTMDAKTHYMYSLSVHVLNVKERNWNRKYSGAHDPITRSMESSNARDIQVKVANFKQRYRRELNRKYSGAHDPITRSMESSNARDIQVKVANFKQRYRSEKMAMGPSGGSPSTWPFYGRVHQIISGFKINLFNQLAFESIDESDNISALVRDNQIYE from the exons ATGGCTGTTTTAGAGAATACCTACAAAAGTATGGACATGACGATGGGTCTGAATGCTCGCTCTGTGACAATGGATGCGAAAACGCATTACATGTATTCTTTGAGTGTCCACGTTTTGAATGTGAAAGAACGGAACTGGAACAGGAAATATAGTGGCGCACATGATCCAATCACCAGAAGTATGGAATCAAGCAATGCTAGAGATATTCAAGTGAAAGTGGCCAACTTCAAACAGCGCTATAG aagGGAACTGAACAGGAAATATAGTGGCGCACATGATCCAATCACCAGAAGTATGGAATCAAGCAATGCTAGAGATATTCAAGTGAAAGTGGCCAACTTCAAACAGCGCTATAG aagTGAGAAAATGGCAATGGGGCCGTCAGGTGGGTCACCATCAACATGGCCGTTTTATGGAAGAGTACACCAAATAATTAGtggattcaaaataaatttattcaatcaACTGGCATTTGAAAGTATCGACG AAAGCGACAATATATCGGCGTTGGTAAGAGATAaccaaatatatgaataa
- the LOC128920477 gene encoding putative nuclease HARBI1 isoform X2, with protein MDKKELLMAILVFLENKKKFNERIKLLLNTLQDNEVQLKAIVDFNEIIHAGLVFAQEHHRHIWKFDRGGIFWEHDVPTMDDSRFKEKFRLDRRAFKKVCEKVKSIGKMDSNMRRCISLEKRVAIALFSLGSAAEYRTVASLFGVGRSTVGEIVIDFCHEVCGTLSDCINAYPPHPQELRRIVEGFKLMGFPQCFGAVDGCHIEVQPKKVEAIDYYNYKGWYSVILLASCDQRSKFTYINIGSTGRNNDSYIFERSSLKKFHEHARIFKENSEIIEGINVPVLLIGDSAFRLSHHMMKPYPYGVNQSPVEKHFNYRLSKCRRVIENAFGQLKARFRKVGRGLQVAPKNVNIIIRACCILHNFLKIENDEVFPAWIQEAAEDERRHQPNHTTRLGENDQTATAVRNAIAMRFQNEVLMDVDEVSSGDNNGELVDGITGDNGSGDIVTGDAAGTDGGNGSNVDDDMS; from the exons atggataaaaaagagttattaatggcaattttggtatttttggaaaacaaaaagaaatttaatgaaagaattaaattgttattaaatacaTTACAAGATAATGAAGTGCAATTAAAAGCAATAGTGGATTTTAACGAAATCATACATGCTGGACTTGTATTCGCTCAGGAGCACCATCGACATATTTGGAAATTC gaTCGAGGTGGTATATTTTGGGAGCACGATGTCCCAACCATGGATGACTCAAGGTTCAAAGAAAAATTTCGGCTAGATAGAAGGGCATTCAAAAAAGTGTGCGAAAAGGTAAAGAGTATTGGAAAAATGGATAGCAACATGAGGCGCTGTATCTCACTTGAAAAAAGAGTAGCTATAGCACTCTTTTCTTTGGGTTCGGCAGCGGAATATAGGACTGTTGCTAGTTTGTTTGGCGTTGGGCGCAGCACAGTTGGAGAAATTGTGATCGATTTTTGTCATGAAGTATGTGGTACTCTTTCGGATTGCATTAATGCATACCCCCCACATCCGCAAGAATTAAGAAGAATTGTAGAAGGTTTCAAACTGATGGGGTTCCCACAATGCTTTGGTGCTGTTGATGGCTGCCACATCGAAGTGCAACCCAAAAAAGTGGAAGCCATAGACTATTACAATTATAAAGGCTGGTATTCAGTCATTTTGTTGGCAAGCTGTGATCAGAG atcaaagttcacgtaCATAAACATAGGATCCACTGGGAGAAATAATGACTCGTACATATTTGAGAGGAGTTCACTTAAGAAATTTCATGAACACGCTCgtatttttaaggaaaatagcgaaataattgAAGGCATCAATGTACCTGTGCTTCTTATTGGCGACTCAGCTTTTCGTTTATCACATCATATGATGAAACCATATCCATATGGGGTTAATCAATCGCCTGTTGAAAAGCACTTTAATTATCGACtgtccaaatgtcgccgagtgaTCGAAAATGCCTTTGGTCAACTTAAAGCGCGCTTCCGTAAAGTTGGAAGAGGCTTGCAAGTTGCtcctaaaaatgttaatattataattagagcatgttgcattttgcataattttctaaAGATTGAGAACGATGaagtttttcccgcatggatacaaGAAGCAGCAGAAGATGAAAGAAGACATCAACCCAATCACACAACAAGATTAGGAGAAAATGACCAAACTGCGACAGCGGTTAGGAATGCCATAGCAATGAGATTTCAAAACG AAGTGCTCATGGATGTGGACGAGGTATCCAGTGGCGACAACAATGGCGAGCTGGTCGATGGTATTACTGGCGACAACGGCTCCGGGGACATTGTTACTGGTGATGCTGCAGGTACAGATGGCGGTAACGGCAGCAATGTTGATGACGATATGTcctaa
- the LOC128920477 gene encoding putative nuclease HARBI1 isoform X1, producing MDKKELLMAILVFLENKKKFNERIKLLLNTLQDNEVQLKAIVDFNEIIHAGLVFAQEHHRHIWKFDRGGIFWEHDVPTMDDSRFKEKFRLDRRAFKKVCEKVKSIGKMDSNMRRCISLEKRVAIALFSLGSAAEYRTVASLFGVGRSTVGEIVIDFCHEVCGTLSDCINAYPPHPQELRRIVEGFKLMGFPQCFGAVDGCHIEVQPKKVEAIDYYNYKGWYSVILLASCDQRSKFTYINIGSTGRNNDSYIFERSSLKKFHEHARIFKENSEIIEGINVPVLLIGDSAFRLSHHMMKPYPYGVNQSPVEKHFNYRLSKCRRVIENAFGQLKARFRKVGRGLQVAPKNVNIIIRACCILHNFLKIENDEVFPAWIQEAAEDERRHQPNHTTRLGENDQTATAVRNAIAMRFQNGTNYVTYHEVLMDVDEVSSGDNNGELVDGITGDNGSGDIVTGDAAGTDGGNGSNVDDDMS from the exons atggataaaaaagagttattaatggcaattttggtatttttggaaaacaaaaagaaatttaatgaaagaattaaattgttattaaatacaTTACAAGATAATGAAGTGCAATTAAAAGCAATAGTGGATTTTAACGAAATCATACATGCTGGACTTGTATTCGCTCAGGAGCACCATCGACATATTTGGAAATTC gaTCGAGGTGGTATATTTTGGGAGCACGATGTCCCAACCATGGATGACTCAAGGTTCAAAGAAAAATTTCGGCTAGATAGAAGGGCATTCAAAAAAGTGTGCGAAAAGGTAAAGAGTATTGGAAAAATGGATAGCAACATGAGGCGCTGTATCTCACTTGAAAAAAGAGTAGCTATAGCACTCTTTTCTTTGGGTTCGGCAGCGGAATATAGGACTGTTGCTAGTTTGTTTGGCGTTGGGCGCAGCACAGTTGGAGAAATTGTGATCGATTTTTGTCATGAAGTATGTGGTACTCTTTCGGATTGCATTAATGCATACCCCCCACATCCGCAAGAATTAAGAAGAATTGTAGAAGGTTTCAAACTGATGGGGTTCCCACAATGCTTTGGTGCTGTTGATGGCTGCCACATCGAAGTGCAACCCAAAAAAGTGGAAGCCATAGACTATTACAATTATAAAGGCTGGTATTCAGTCATTTTGTTGGCAAGCTGTGATCAGAG atcaaagttcacgtaCATAAACATAGGATCCACTGGGAGAAATAATGACTCGTACATATTTGAGAGGAGTTCACTTAAGAAATTTCATGAACACGCTCgtatttttaaggaaaatagcgaaataattgAAGGCATCAATGTACCTGTGCTTCTTATTGGCGACTCAGCTTTTCGTTTATCACATCATATGATGAAACCATATCCATATGGGGTTAATCAATCGCCTGTTGAAAAGCACTTTAATTATCGACtgtccaaatgtcgccgagtgaTCGAAAATGCCTTTGGTCAACTTAAAGCGCGCTTCCGTAAAGTTGGAAGAGGCTTGCAAGTTGCtcctaaaaatgttaatattataattagagcatgttgcattttgcataattttctaaAGATTGAGAACGATGaagtttttcccgcatggatacaaGAAGCAGCAGAAGATGAAAGAAGACATCAACCCAATCACACAACAAGATTAGGAGAAAATGACCAAACTGCGACAGCGGTTAGGAATGCCATAGCAATGAGATTTCAAAACGGTACAAATTATGTTACATACCACG AAGTGCTCATGGATGTGGACGAGGTATCCAGTGGCGACAACAATGGCGAGCTGGTCGATGGTATTACTGGCGACAACGGCTCCGGGGACATTGTTACTGGTGATGCTGCAGGTACAGATGGCGGTAACGGCAGCAATGTTGATGACGATATGTcctaa
- the LOC128920482 gene encoding uncharacterized protein LOC128920482 — protein sequence MIERKALEKMAEIKQRVVWTSTDECVLIDLWRERADDLRRAKRNLHIYADISVQMAHKFTPKEVHIKIRNLSQRYREEKKKTGPSGGSPSTWKYFDAVHQIIGLTAANNAEIYESLTVVSLNFIFLFLYRINLKQFFL from the exons ATGATAGAAAGGAAAGCGTTAGAG aagatGGCAGAAATTAAGCAGCGAGTGGTTTGGACTAGCACTGATGAATGTGTGTTAATTGACTTGTGGCGTGAGCGGGCCGATGATTTAAGACGTGCCAAGcgcaatttgcatatatatgcCGATATATCTGTGCAAATGGCACATAAATTTACTCCGAAGGAAGTccatattaaaattagaaacttATCACAAAGATACAG agaagaaaagaagaaaactgGCCCATCGGGGGGCAGCCCATCGACGTGGAAATATTTTGATGCGGTGCATCAAATCATAGGGCTGACTGCAGCCAATAATGCAGAAATTTATGAATCATTAACTGTGGTAAGCTTAAATTTcatctttttatttctttatcgtattaacttaaaacaattttttctttag
- the LOC128920477 gene encoding uncharacterized protein LOC128920477 isoform X3, with protein sequence MGEVLMDVDEVSSGDNNGELVDGITGDNGSGDIVTGDAAGTDGGNGSNVDDDMS encoded by the coding sequence AAGTGCTCATGGATGTGGACGAGGTATCCAGTGGCGACAACAATGGCGAGCTGGTCGATGGTATTACTGGCGACAACGGCTCCGGGGACATTGTTACTGGTGATGCTGCAGGTACAGATGGCGGTAACGGCAGCAATGTTGATGACGATATGTcctaa